From the Telopea speciosissima isolate NSW1024214 ecotype Mountain lineage chromosome 9, Tspe_v1, whole genome shotgun sequence genome, the window TGATTGGAATCGGGTTGGATCAGTTAGTAATCTGCATAGACTTTGAAAATTCAAGATTATGTGAGAGTATAGAGTAGTTGTCCTACTGCTATAGATGTGCATGGTTATACATGGAATACATATAATACATTAAAGAGTATTTGATTGGATTAGaatctgaaatttgatatgtggttAATTTAGACCATAATGTCTCTATCCAATGGCTAGAATGGCTATAACAGTTGTACATGTGGCAGGTCAGTAATCAAGAATGCTAACATAGGCGTTTAGGAagtttttttctcttaaatttTAGAATAAAAATAGGGTAAGGGGTTCATGCATTGTTCTTTAAATAGGGTAGGTGGGGCGTGGGGGTTGGGGTTGGTCATCTTGTGTGCGACCTTGCATAAAACTTTTTGaccataaaaatagaaactctttAGGTCTATAgatttatttaaaaattaaatattagatattaataaaatttataaagaaatttaaatttttttttggtacaaataaagaaattaataaatgcacgtgaatgaatgaaaaagaaagtcTAAGAGGAGAATAAATGAAGAGGAATCATGGCTTGCTTATACTAGAGAAAAGAGGTATGCCATCCTAGAGAATTTTTTCCTTCTAGAAATTCAAATAAATATAATTTCACCAATTGGTTTCACATTTTGTTGTTACTATACTAGccaatttattaattatttattcttgaGTGCTTCCTACTATATAAATTAAGTAGTCAAcattaaataaatgaaacaaCTAACCATATTGAATTCTAagttcttttttatatttttgcctATGTTATATTTAAATTTATATAAACGGCAAAATGATGTAGTGTCGTCGTCACCTATATAGATGTGCAGTGCAGTTCTATCATCCAAATTTTTACCATGATgataaaacaatttttttgggggctgatgttctctatgccgcagcatAGCCTGCGCCTAGACAGATGGGTCTGCCATTTAGGGGGGTAAAGTGGttattttgcccacccccaaaaaaagggcgcagcctgcgccctggcacagagaacatttggccttctTTTTTTATGCAATGGCCCCTCAAAAGGACTTCCAAGGACCTAGATGAGGGTAACCACTTGCCCATTTAGAAATATAATGGGTAACATAGTTCTCAAATCTGTTCACATGGCAAAAAGATCAAGAAACAAAACAAGTCTAAAGAAGGATAATATCCTCAATGATGGTGGAGAACTCAGATGTGGGATGAAAAGTAGGCATCATTTGGGCAGTGGCTCAAAACCTACAGTTTGAGGGGAAAAAACATGGCGAAAGCCAACCTGGAGAGCCACTTCCAAATCCATCCTAAGAGCAAGAATCTCCCCAACAACAACTGAGGAAGGAAATAAATGATGTATAGCAATAAAAAAACGTGTTGGGCTCCTTTGCAGCGCGACAAGGAGGGTAGTGCACATCCAATGGCCCACAGTGcttgggcacgcagcccaaACACTACGGGCCGTCCGATGATGCGCTACACTCCCTATCGCTCTgtagaggacccaaatcctcAAAAAACTGTCCCTAAGCTGCATCAGTAAATATATGGTGTGTCAGGAGGATTGGGTTGGGTACAAATACTACGAGCCGTCCGATGGTGCACTACACTCCCTCTCGTGCTACAGAAGACCCAAATCCTCAAAAAACTGTCCCTAAGCTGCATCAGTAAATATATGGTGTGTCAGGAAGATTGGGTTGGGTACAAATACTTTGGGCCGTCTGATGGTGCGCTACACTCCCTATCGCGCTACAGAGGACTCAAATCCTCAAAAACCTGTCCCTACGCTGCATCAATAAATATATGGTGTGTCAGGAGGATTGGGTTGAGTACTGAACTGAAACATGATagagggtagtgatctcaaaGACGCCGAAATAAAAGTCACAGTCACCTCCACGAGTCGATTTACCATAGCTAACTAAGAATGAAAAGGaggtattatttatttatttttttttttttggtaagagaaaGGAGGTACTATCACTCTGAACACTTTTGCATTTCTTTGCTTTCAGATCTCCCAAACAATGATGGTGTGAGCAGTGAAGAATCTTAGTTGCACCTTTTTTTGGGAATCTCGTGGCACTATCCCATTTGGCAATCGGGTAGGCATCGGggtcctctattgccgagctgcccctATTACTATGTGCGTACCCTAGACATACCAAGGTAGTGTAAAGACCGCCCTATCCTTATccaagcgccttgcccaagCGGGGATAAAGCGATCTTTACCGCCTTGTTGTGTCTGAGATGCATGGTAGTAGGGGCAGTTCGAAAGAAGAGGATCCGGATCCATTTTAAGCAGTCCATGTTGCTAAAAAAATTATGTTCCTTCCCCTTTTTTGGGTATATTATTTTAACACATGGGGTTGTTAGATTAAGTTCAAACTTAGCATAACAGGGAGAGAATCTATCTAATATgtatttatgggaaaaggcaGCCACTTCAATAGCTCTTCGAATACATAATTGATTTAATCTATACTAGTTGCAAGGTTCACTCCCTCTTATCTAGTTTAGGAATTTGAGTTGTTGAATATTCCAGACGTACTTTTCAAAGATTTCTTAACATCGACCTTGCCATGTGGCATGATCTGATTTGGTATCTTGACAATAAATAAGGAATTGTCactaaaacctaaaccaaaccctaacctcttGCCTTTATGTTATCTTATGAAGTTATTAGTATGAGGGATTGGTCATTCCATGTATTAGTAATGCTTAATTAAACGAATACAATACATGGTAAAGATTACTAAGAATCTATGCCTATCCTTCCATTAGATATCAGTttctaataattaataatatgctagaaacatttaaaataactagtatagattaaaaaaaaaattaatacattttttaattaattggaTTTATTTGATAATATTTATCTCATTAAACATTTGATATTAAAGGTCTGAAAATAGTTGGCCCATGATATTGGAGTACAATTTCTCATTCACATgagtttctattattttctctctcctactttgaATACGCTGGTCTCATGCGAAATATTCTTTTTTCAAGACAATTATTGATGTAGCGTGTAGATTCCTCCCTCACACTAACATTGtagaaaaccctctccctttttatTAGGTAGGgatattgttctttttttcttggcgcaatggttaagtgctcacttgctgaacgtttgatcacgggttcaagtcctggaagaGCACTTACTGAACGTTTgatcacgggttcaagtcctggaaataGTCTCTCTGGAAATAGGGATaaagctgcgtacatttgaccttcccTAGACCTTGCTAAACACGGGAGTCTTGTGCACTGGATccggcaaaaaaaaaaaaaataccaaaaggGAGATGATTAAGATTTCTCACCTACTAATAGAGGTGGAATGCACATCAGTCAAGAAATTCCTCCATTTAGACGTGGGAGCAACAAAGGTAAGTGTAATTGTGTTGATGTGTGAACATATAAATATTAGAACAAATTAACCCCTTTTACTGAAACTATATTCATTCCATGGGCAACTGTATAGCTACACTCTGCCCACCATCAGAGGACATAAGACAACTCTtcaatggaggagaagaagattccATGTCCTCCTCAACTCTATTTGATGAAGGGATCACTTCTGATTCTTACCATATCTACAAGAAATTGGTGTTTCCTGATTGTAAGTTAATATCTGGAAATCTCAATTCTGTTGATCGATCCTTTACAGGACAATGTAACCCTCCAGTTTTTCAGAAAATGAATGGAGAATATAGTTGTGGTGTTCGCAGTATTAAGGTTGTGCTTACTAAGAAGCAGTTGGAGGAGTTGTTGCTATTAAGTAGCAGTGACAAGGGACTTCTTCCCTCTGAAGAAAGGGTACTTGATCAGAGTCCTCAACTTGGAGAGCCTTATCAGAAATGGCAACCATCTTTGCCCACCATTCCAGAGTTTCTAGTTTCTTAGCAAATCCAATTTTCATGAACATTTGTAAATATATTAACTAGATTAATTTAGAGGTAGGTGTTTGGAGAATGGAATGTAGTTGAGGATACCTTTTCAGGTAATTGCATCATATGTATACAGTGAAAGCTCTCTTAACACACAAAGGTTTTGGTAAAATATTTATCTTCACTGAGTATATGAATCAAAATCAAGTtcaccattttttgttttaatcctTCTGGTGCCATGACTAGGGCTGCCCTCAAAGAACTCTGACTAGGTAACTGACCGACCTGATTTACAATTTGTAGGTCAAACTTGTTGAGCTCTCCAACTTATTATTTCATTAACAGAAATCTGCAAATTAAGCAGTTCATAGATGAAAACccagaaaataaattttcttaaATTGATGACATCTCTTTTGTAACCTGTCATATAGAAACCCAGAAACTAACAAGACAGAGGGATGGTGGACTTGTAGACCTGGTTGGCTCAGGTTAGGATGGATGACCTTGGATGAGGAAGGAATTGGACCAGGCCCATTCAAGCCCAACGTCAGTCTGGGATGAgctcatcccaaatccaagcccATCTCACTGGGCTGGACTAGACTCGGGCTTTATGTGTATATATAACCTTACATGTCTAGCCCAAGTCCAGAAATTTTGGTATGGGCTGGACTAGGCTCGGGCTTTATGCGTTTATATATATCTTCCATGTGATGACGTTTTTGTTGAAACTTAAACTTTGTGGACGTATTGTCCATATCGTGTCATTCATTTGTCTGATAAGTCTCATCTCAATACTATATATATTCATAGGGAGGCATATAAAGATGGAtaaggatcgtctccagggaggcgtgtGCTCAGGGTACtgtcagggggcatccagcggttgagctgtgccgcataCATCTCGGCACatgtctagggatgtgtgcggcacaactcaacggctggcagcaccctgggcgtgtTGGGCTcactggagacgagctaaattcttaTAGGATATAAAAATTGGTTGAAGTTATTCTTATGCGTTCCTTAACCAGGCTGAAAGAAATGcaaaaaagatgggagagatgtaaaacaaagaaaaccaaaCCAAGATCATAGAATATATTCATATACAAACCACTCTATAGGATCCTTAGCCCATTCCTGATCCATCTGGCAAATATCAATTAATAATTAAGGACTACAACATAGCCCAAAAGGAGGAAAGAACATATGCGTTTCTTAATCTTTAATCCATACTTGACATTGAGGCTTGGAAAGAGAATGCTAAAGAGGAAAAGGGCAAAATACaattccaaatattaaaattgcCGGTTCTTAGTTAGGCTAAGTAAAGCATTATTCCAAATTCCAAATACCTTTTAGTCTCACCTcctattaattaattagttaattaaaaaatatttcttttttaacCGATTAGTAAATATGATACCATTACCAGATGATCCCCACTTAGGGACACTAAGCCTACAAGTCAGATGAAAGGGGGATAAAAGTATAAAACTCATCGACTTTTCATATAATGACAACTATGCCCTTTGTCCCTCCATGTTAATTGTTAACTTCTCAacgggattagggttttgagtttaAACCAAGTTTTTTTCCACCCACAATGAAGAGAGAATTTTTTAATTCACTATAGCTGACTTTAATGACGAGTCTCATCGTTCGAAGAATCAAACCACAAGTCGTATGGGGATGAGCTTCTAGCTCTGTGGCCTGGTTCCACCCAGTGGGACCGGTGTAAGTCTAGGGAATTGAGGGTTCGACTCCAAACCTCAGCCTTCTTGACATATAGTATTATTAATAGGTAGGTATAATAAGTGTGACCTTGTGCCCCCTTGTTGGCCCCTCTTTGGCTCCAAGGTGGGCCTAGcataaaaaaaaccataatCGTATAATAGttgatgaagagattctcttttcattcATCCTGGGTGACAAAAAATTTGATAGTATGcaacttattttttaagaatCGGTCATATTGGTTGATTCGTATTGTTATCAACCATGATTGATATGGATTAGCCGATATGATGCGGAtatgggtttttgttttttgggaaaaagaacactattTGTTTGTGTGGTTCATCCGCCCAAATACAGTAGTGTGCAAACTTACCGCCTCACCTTCACTGAAATCTTGaatcccatccatgttgatatTCTTGCGGGTGCTCTCAttgttttgtaatattttttttggagaaattttCTCTAAAGGGGAAGGGAGGGGGTTTagagaagggaggggggggggggagagagaattatctcctccatttccctgcccggcccaattcccagtgcctctaataagggggtggTCACTATGCCCCCCCCCCTAATAGGGGCACTGGGGGACTGGGCCAGGCAGGGAATTGAAggggataaaaattccattggGGGGGGTGTAAATGACTGCCCGCCCCCATGAAATGTGGCAATCATCGCCTTGTTGATGCCGCTCTGCACTCTCCCAATGACCTAGCGAACGTGCAAGGGCCACGTtctcccacagagaactcctgtttttttttatatttttaaatctCGTGGATCTAGGTAATTTAAGATGatgttttgatttgaaattgcACGAATATAACCCAGTATGGTCCTTTGAAGCAAAAGAGAAATGTGGAAAAGAGAGGTAGAATCCGAGGTTAGTTTGGGTAAAACACAATAGCAAGTCACATGTTGAAGAGATTAAACTGAATTGTTTTAAAACGAGGGGATCAAAAGGAAAGCGAATTAGTGGAATATAATTGTACAGTACTGAAAGTCTGAAACCTGTGAAGAATTCCATAAACAAACATTTTCCAGCAGAGAATCTTTGCAGAGGAGATAAACTccaatactctctctctctctctctgttttgaGTATTTGGCTTTGGGGTACGATACAAAATTAGAGAAGGCAGCAAGGCTTAGCAGGGCTAGGAGAACCCATCTAGAGAGTGCTTGGTCGATCAGGGCATGGCGATCCCAGAAAAGCTTCTGAAATTCAAGTATCACCTCATCTTTGGAAGTATTGTCTCAGTTTTGCTCCTTTCGCTGGTCCTGTTGGCGCCCAGGTTCTTTGACCTGCTTGCCTACTTTTGGC encodes:
- the LOC122640221 gene encoding uncharacterized protein LOC122640221 — protein: MHISQEIPPFRRGSNKATLCPPSEDIRQLFNGGEEDSMSSSTLFDEGITSDSYHIYKKLVFPDCKLISGNLNSVDRSFTGQCNPPVFQKMNGEYSCGVRSIKVVLTKKQLEEVLDQSPQLGEPYQKWQPSLPTIPEECLVDQGMAIPEKLLKFKYHLIFGSIVSVLLLSLVLLAPRFFDLLAYFWPLFLSTAMFLATAVLFSRVSPTETEASVEKAGEGILDFVAGQPGQVEEEEPSKSE